Genomic DNA from Aquisalimonas asiatica:
GGAATACGCGGACAAGCTCCGCAAGGCCGACGCCATCTTCATCGAGGAACTCTGGAAGAACGAACTCTATAGCCAGACCAGTCAGGCCTTCGCCGTGTACATGCCCGTGAAATCGGTGGGTGTGACTGGCGACGGCCGCCGCTACGAGCACGTGATCGCCCTGCGCGCCGTCGAGACCATCGACTTCATGACCGCCCGCTGGGCACGCCTGCCGTATGACTTCCTGGATCACGTGAGCCGACGCATCATCAACGAGATCGAGGGCATTTCCCGGGTCGTCTACGACATCTCCGGCAAGCCGCCGGCGACTATCGAGTGGGAATGACCGGGGAGCCGGTACGGGGCTGGACATGACCACGGTGCCCGATGAGGCCTGCGGGGCGCATGCCCCTGAAGACATTCACTGGATGCGCGAGGCGCTGGCGCTGGCGCATCAGGCCGCAGCCGCGGGGGAGGTGCCCGTGGGCGCGGTGCTGGTTCGCGATGGCGAGTGCCTGGCCCGAGGCTGGAATCACCCCATCGCCGCGTCGGACCCGACCGTGCATGCCGAGATCCATGCCCTGCGCGCCGCCGCGGAGGCGGAGCAGAACTACCGGCTTTCGGGGACCACCCTCTACGTGACCCTGGAACCGTGCGTGATGTGTGTCGGGGCCATGGTGCACGCCCGCGTGGGGCGATTGGTCTACGGTGCGACGGAGCCCCGTACCGGTGCGGTGGAGAGCTGCTTCGAACTGCTGCAGCCCGGACTGCACAACCACAATGTCGCCTGCCTCGGCGGTGTGCTGGCGGAGGAGAGCGCGACCCTGCTGCGGGATTTCTTCCGTTCCCGGCGGGGGTGACGGGTCACTCAGTACAGCATTTCAGCCATGCCCGGCAGCTCGAGTCTGCCGGCGTCGCTGCCCCGGAAGGCGCGCAGCTCCCGGGGGTCGGCATCGTCGCTCAGGCGGAACAGTGCCGGATTGGTGATGCGGGTAAGCATGGCGTAGTAGCCCCGGACGCCGCGCACGTAGTGAACCGGCTCCCAGCCCCGGGCGTAGCCGAATCGCGTGTGCTGGTACCACTCCGGATCGGCCAGAAGCGGCAGATGGTCACGAACGTCCGGCCAGCTGTTCGGGTCGCCGCCCTGGGATTCGGTGATACTGCGTGCATCGCGCAGGTGGCCCATGCCGACGTTGTAGGCGGCCAGTGCCATCCACGTGCGGGTGGGGTCCTCGATGTCATCCGGCAGGCGGTCCAGTAGCGAGCGGAAATACTGCGCGCCGCCCATGATGCTCTCCGTGGGGTCCAGGCGATTGTCCACACCCATCTGCCGGGCGGTGGGCTGGGTGAGCATCATCATGCCGCGGACGCCGGTGGCGGAGACGGCCTCGGGCCGCCAGTGGGACTCCTGGTAACTGATGGCGGCGAGCATGCGCCAGTCCAGGTCGTATTGCTCCGCCGCCTCCTCGAACGTGGCCCGGTACTCGGGCAGGCGCTCCGTGACCTCGCGCAGAAAGACCCGGGCACCCACGTAGTCGAAACCGGTCAGATAGCCGTGATAGCGCTCGCGGACGAAGGCAAGCTGTCCGGTTTCCTCGGCCTCGGCGAAGAAGGCCTGGCCGGCGTCGTAGAGGCTGCGGTCGTCGGAGCGCAGAAAGGCCCACGCCAGGTTTTGCGGATCGTCGAAGGTGAATGCGACCCGCAGCTCGGGGTAGTAGCTCTGGTTGAGGGCGAGTTCGTTGGAGTCGACGATGGTGAAGTCGATGTCCCGCCGCCACACGCCGTAGAGCAGATCCTGCACGCCGAGGTCCTGGGTTGCGGACCAGTTGACGTCCAGCCCGTTGCTGCCGAGCGCCCGGAGCCGTTCGGCCGACTGGCTGTGGGCCAGTACCTGGAATGACGCATCGCGGAAGTCGGCCAGCTCGTCCGGGGATTCCGGGTGTGGCTCACCGTTGCGGTAAATGAGGTGCTGATCCACCTCGGCGTAGGAGGTGCTGAAGCGGAAACGCTCCTGGCCGCCATCGGAGACACTGAGGCCGCCCGCGGCCACGTGAGCCGAGCGGGAAGCCAGGGCCTGATACATCTGGGTCTTGTTCTTGGCGATGATCAGTCGCAGCTCCACGCCCAGGTGGTCTGCAAACGCCCGGGCCAGGTGGTAATCCATGCCCGCGAACCCGTCGTCGGTCTTGTAGAGCGTCGACGGCCCCAGCCGCGTGACCACCACCAGCTCACCGGCGTCCTGCACCTGCTCCAGGAGCGACTGCTTCTGCAGCTGGCCGGTGATGGCCAGTCCGCCGAGGAGGAGCGCCATGCCGACAATGAGGACGCGGAGCACATGATGGGCCATAGACAACCGTTGGAGTCGTTGGGGGCTCTATTGTAGACTACGCGCCTCATCGCCCACGAGCGATGATTCGGAGAGGTGCCGGAGCGGCCGAACGGGGCGCACTCGAAATGCGTTGATCCTACGGGATCCGGGGGTTCGAATCCCTCCCTCTCCGCCATTCTCTCCTGAGCAGTGCCGCAGGTACTGCTCAGGAGAGAATCCGACAGACACGGGGGATTCGAACCCCCGGAAAGACCATTCGGTTCGACGGCGCTATCGGCGCCGTGCGTTGCCGGGCAGCGGCAACGCCCCGCAGGGCAAGGCGCGAAGCGCCGCAGTCATCCCTCCCTGTCACATCACCACGTACGCCACGGCCAGCGGCAGTATCAGCGCGCTCATCAGGGTTCCCACAATGACGATGGACGCCACTTTCTCCGGCTCCTGGCGGAACTGCTCCGCGATCACATAGCTCATCACTGCGGGCGGCAGCGCCGCGAAGATGAACAGCACCCCTTGCTGCAAGGGGTCGAGCGCGAACAGGGGCGCCACGGCAATCATGACCACCACGCTGGTGGCCGGGCAGAGCAGGCCGACGGCCGCGCCCAGGCGCCAGTGGCGCAACGACGTGGTTGCGAGGCGGGCGCCCAGGGAGACCAGCAGCAGGGGGATCCCGACGGCGGCGGCCATCTCCAGTGTGGTCATCACGGGGGCGGGCAGCGTCACGCCGCTGGTTGCCAGTACCGCACCGAGCAGGGCGGCCAGCAGCATCGGCATCCGCAGTAGTTCCACCACACTGAGGCGGCCCCCGATCAGCAGGGGGCTGACCACGAACTGTCCCACCGTCTGCACCAGGAACAGCACCACCGCGGCCGGCAGGGCCTCCTCGCCAAAGGTAAGCACCATCAGCGGGATGGCCAGGTTGCCTGCGTTGTTGAACATGGTGGGCGGCAGGACCGTGCGCCAGTCCTCCTTAAGGAATCGGCACAACGGCAGCGCCAGCAGTCCGGAGCCGGCGATGATGAGTGCCCCGGCAAATGCCAGCGGCAGCTGGCCGGAGAAGTCCGCGGCGCGGTCCAGGATCGCGTAGAGGATCAGCGCCGGCAGAAACACCGTCATGTTGAGCTGATTGGTCTCGGCGAAATCCGGCCGGTAGCGGCGCGTGTAGCCGTAGCCCACGGCGACCAGTGCAAATACCGGCAGAATGACGCCGACGACCGTGGACAGGACGTCAGCGATCACGGCCAGTCACTCCAGTCGTGTGCGAAACGCCGTACTATACCCAGAGTCATCCGCCGGAGGGTATTGTCCTGTTCCTGGCGGCCAGGGTGCGGTGCCTGCGGGAACCGGTCACGGGGGCCGTTGTCTCAACCAGTGCGTCGTCCACGAATCAGTGCGGGAGAGAGCGGAATGCGACGGAATGGCTTGCGGGGTCTGTGGCTTGCACTGGCGTTGGTGCCGGGCGTGGCTCTGGCGTATCCGCCCTACGGTTACATTGGTGTGGACATGGCGGGCACCTCCATCCTCGATGACGGTGGCGCCTTTGGCAGCGGGTTCGACGACGAAAGTGCGGGGGTGCGCCTGTTCGGTGGCTACCGCGCCAACGACTGGTTCGGGGTCGAGATCGGATTCCACGACCTGGGCCGGTACCGGCAGGACGACTATCGCGTCAGCTACTCCGCCACGGTGCTCTCCGGCGTCCTGTATCTGCCGGTCAGCAATACCTTCGATCTGTACGGCCGTCTCGGCGGCGGCATCGGGCGCGTTAGCGAGAACGACAGCCGTTCGGATTCGACCCGCAAGGTCATCGGCCAGGCGGGTGTCGGCGCCAAGGTGCACGTTACACCCACCTTTGCCCTGCGTGGCGGCGTGGATGTCTACTCCATGGAGCCCCAGCTCCGGGGGCCGGACGGTGGCAGCACCCGGACCGTGAGCCAGGAGTTCGGGGCCGGCTACGTGGGCGTCAACCTGCTGTTCTGAGTCACCGGCTGCGCTCCCGCCCCGCGCCTGCGCTATGATGGTGCCTGGCGCGCCAGTCGGCATGGAGGGGGTGGGTTGCAGACAGTCACGACGTTTCCCTATCGGGTTCGCAGTATCGAGAATCTCTGGATTCCAATGCCGGACGGCACGCGCCTGGCGGCGCGGGCCTGGATTCCGGAGGGCGCGGAGAACGATCCGGTGCCTGCCATTGTCGAGTACATCCCCTACCGCAAACGGGAGTTCACACGCCTCCGGGACGACGTGACCCACGCCTGGTTTGCCGGCCACGGCTACGCGTGTCTGCGGGTGGATCTGCGCGGCAGTGGCGAGTCCGACGGGCTGCTGGTGGACGAGTACCTGCCCCGGGAGCTGGAAGACGGCGAGCACATGCTGCGCTGGATTGGCGAGCAGGCGTGGTGCAACGGCCGTATCGGCATGATCGGCATCTCCTGGGGCGGCTTCAACGGGCTGCAGCTGGCGGCCCGCCGTCCGCCCGAGCTGGGCGCGGTGATCACCGTGTGCTCCACGGACGACCGCTACACCGACGACATCCACTACATGGGGGGCTGCCTGCTGGCGGACAATCTCTCCTGGGCCTCCACCATGTACAGCCACACCGCGTTGCCGCCGGATCCGGCCATTGTGGGAGACCGGTGGCGGGCGATGTGGCATGCCCGCATGGAGGGCAGCGGCTACTGGCTGGAGGAGTGGCTCAGTCATCAGCACCGGGACGACTACTGGCGCCACGGCTCCATCAACGAGCACTACGACCGCGTGCAGATCCCGGTCATGGCCGTGTCCGGGTGGGCGGACGGCTACTCCAACGCCGTGTTCCGGCTGCTGGAGAACCTCAGTGGCCCGCGGATGGGGCTGATCGGCCCCTGGGGGCACAAATATCCGCACCAGGGGCAGCCGGGGCCGGCCATCGACTTTCTCACCGAGGCGCTGCGCTGGTGGGATCGCTGGTTGAAGGACATCGAGACCGGCGTCGAGGCCGAGCCCATGCTGCGTGCCTGGATGCAGGAGAGCGTGCGCCCGGACACCAATCTGCACACACGCCCGGGGCGCTGGGTCGGGGAGCCGTCGTGGCCGTCGCCGGGAGTCTCCACCCGGACACGCCCCCTGCAGAAAGGTCAGGTGGGCGGCCCCGGCAGCGCCGAGGAGAGCGGGCGGTTGTCCGTGCAGTCACCCCTGTCCGTCGGGCTGTTCGCCGGGCGCTGGTGTTCGTTCACCGCAACGCCGGATCTGCCCCACGACCAGCGTGAAGAGGACGGCGGGTCCATGGTCTTCGACAGCGACCCGCTGGAGGAGCCGCTGGAGATTCTCGGTGCTCCGGTGGTCACCCTGCGCGTCGCGGCGGACCGCCCGGTCGCCATGGTGGCGGTGCGGCTGTCCGACGTGGCCCGGAACGACGAGGCCACCCGCGTGACCTACGGCCTGCTGAACCTCACCCATCGCGACGGTCACGACGACCCGCAGCCGCTTGAACCGGGCACGTTCTACACCGTGCGGGTGCAGCTCAACGACGTGGCCGAGCGATTCCCCGCCGGCCACCGCCTGCGGGTGTCCGTGTCCACGTCCTACTGGCCCGTGGTGTGGCCATCACCGGAGTCGCCCCGTATTACCGTGGACACCGGCGAGAGCGCGCTGGAGCTTCCGGTGCGCGCCGCGCGGGCGAGTGACGACGCCATCCGTGACCCCGGCCCCCCACGTGGTGCGCCCGCATCGCCGACGACGCTGATCCGGCCGAGGGACTACGGCTGGACGGTCACCCGGGACCTGGCCGCCAACCGTTCGACCCTGGAAGTGAAGAAGGACGAGGGGGCGTTCATTTTTGATCAGCTGCAGCTCGGGATGCACATCCGCACCACGGAGTGGTACAGCCATACGGGGAATGACTACGACTCCGTGCGCGGTGAAACGGAATCCGTGCGTGGCATGCATCGTGGAGACTGGGTCGTTTCCGTGCGAACGCGCACGGTTCTGACTTCGGATAGGGATTACTTTCATCTGCGTGCCGAGATGGACGGCTACGAGGGGGATCAGCGTGTGCACTCCCATAACGTGGTGCGCTCAATCCGCCGCAATCTTCTGTAACCGCCCCTGCAACGCGTAGACAACCGCGGGGCCAGACACCACCATGACGGTAGGTTGGCGCGCCGAGCCGTGACCGGGCCCGCGATGGAGTGACCATGACTGAAGAAACCGCCGAACTCACCGCCAAGCTGGAGCGACTGGGTCAACGGCTGGATGATGCCGCCGCCCGGCTGGCGCAGGCGAACACCTTTGCCAAGTTCACCCAGAGCTCCAGTGTTCTGGAGGCCGCACGCAAGCTGCTGGCCGCGCCCGGCGGGGTGGAGGTGGTCTACGAACGCATCGCCGCCCTGGAATCGGCGGGCATATTCACCGGCAGTGACTGGGAGTTCCCCGAGAGCCTCCAGCCCGCCATGGCGGCCAATACGCTCAAGCTCAGCCAGGACCACACACTGGTGCTGGAGTGTCTCAGTGAACTGCGTCTTGTTGCCGTCGCACGGGAAGAGATTCCGGCCACGGGCATGTCCCCGGAGGAGGCGCGGCAGTTCCTCGCGCGGGTGCTGGCGCTGAATCTGCGGCTGGTCTTCGGTCAGCTCGACGAGGCCGAGCGCGTGCGCATGGGGCGCGGTGCCGACCTGGTTCAGTGGCATCAGCGGTTCGTTGCCGAGCATATCGGCTTCGGTGAGATCATCGAGGAGTTGATCAACGAGATCTGGCGCATTCTCGCACAGCGCCCCATCGAAACCGGGCCGGTCCAGCAGATGATCAACAGCGTGGCCGCCTATCTGCACAGCGATGAGCCGGGGGTGCCGGCGGCCAACACCCGCGGTGCGGAGCGGCTGATCAGCGCTCTGTACGGCCCGACCCGCGGGTGCCAGGAGGATCCGGGGGTCGATGTCTATCGCGAGCGGCTGGCCGGCATGGACGAGCAGGCGTTGCGCAACGAGGCGCTGGGCTTCGGCCGCGCCATGCATGACACCGGGCTCGTGTCACCCTACCACCCGGTTTTCCTGCGCTATGCACTGGATCAGGCGCCCGATCTGCTGCCCTCGACGCTGGGCCTGAGCAGTACCGGCATCGATGCGCTGACCTGTTACAGCGAGCTGGTCCACGAGTTGATTCGCGAGGCGGTCTGGCCGGAGACCGCGCAGGTCGTCTACGGGCTGTCGGGGTTGCTGGAGCGTGGCGTGCTCTACAGTGGTCCGGTGCCGCCGGCATTGTGGCGGCAGATCCATCTTGAGGTCTCGCCGGAAGCCAGGCGGCTGCTGGGGGTGTTCGATGTTGAGTCGCATCCCACGGCCCGGGTGCGGCTGCTGGCGGGAGTGATCAACGTCCTGGGCTGCCCCAGGGGGATCGGCCAGGGCAACAATCCCACCTGCCAGTCGGCCCGTGCGCTGTCCATGTGGTCCAGCAATGATCCCGATTACCTGCTGCAGGTGGTGGCGTGGGCGGCGCGCGATAACGACGTCACCGCCCACTTTGAGGGCAGGGCCCTGTCGTCGGCGGCCCTGAACGCCGAACAGCCCCTGGTGCCGCTGTTCGACGTGGATCCCGTCTCCGCGGTGACCGTCCCCCACCTCGACGCGCTCTACAACGAGATGGGGCGGTTGTGCGCCGCGCGCGGGGAGGACTTCCACAAGTGGGTGAACCCGGAGTTCCACGGCTGGTGGGTCGGCCGGGGGTTTGCCATCGTGGTGGATGTGGCCACGGGCATGCTGGTGAACTTCGACGGCTTCGTGCGCCGCTTCTACGCCTGCTATCACCCCCTGTGCAACGGCAATAACCCGGTGATCCATTCGCAGCCCGCCGGCGTTGCAGTGACCGACACCACGGGCCGGTTCGTGGGGTGGCATGCGATTGCCATCGAGCGTGTGGGGTTCGATCCGGAAGGCGAGATGCGGGTGTATTTCTTCAATCCCAACAACGACAGCACCCAGGATTGGGGGCAGGGCGTTGCCGTCTCCACGGAGGGTGCGGGCGAGCGCCACGGTGAATCATCACTGCCGTTCGAGCAGTTCGTCTCGCGGCTGTACATCTTCCACTATGATCCGCGGGACGAAGCGGCGGATGCCGAGCTGCCGGACGGCGCCCTGGAGCGGATCGCCTCCATGGCCCGCAACAGCTGGGCGGCGGGGCGCTGCTGATCCTCCGGAGGGGATTGTTGTACAGGTGTGCAGGTCTCCCCCCGGCGGGGGAGACCATGCAGCCCGAAGGTCAGACGTAGAAGTCCAGCTCTTCCTGGTGCCTGAGGAGGTCCCGCAGCTTGTGCGGGTTGTCCCCGAAGAAGTACACCAGGCCCCAGTGCGTGCCGAAGGCCGTGCGCTTGGTCACCGTCTCCTCCAGGGGCGGGGTGAGCTCGTGGTACTCGAAGTACTCGTGGTTCTCCGTCTCTTCCGGGATCTCCAGCTTGGAGACCACGCGCCGCCGCGGATACACGCCGAAGCACCCGGCGTGGCCCTTGGCGTCCACCACTTCCTTCGGGAAGAACGCCTCGATTTCGTCCTCGGTGGTGTTCGGGTCGAAGCACAGCACCATGGCCTGGTAGGCGTTGAAGCCGTAGGCGCGCTCCAGCAGCTCGAACACCTTGAAGCCCGGCGGCCGGTAAGCCACCTCCCCGAAGTACATGGTGCCGTCGCTGGTGACGAAGTACTCCGGGTGAATGAACCCGAACTCGATATCGAAGGTCTTGATCAGCTTCTCGATTTCCTTGGTGATCAGGTTACGCCAGCTCTCCAGCTCCGGTGTGGCCGGCACGAACACCGAATACCCGAGCGTGACGTACTCGGAGATGTTCAGAAAGCGGATCTTGCCGTTGTGGATCCAGGCCTCAACCGCAAACTCCCAGCCATCCAGGTGGCTCTCCATGAGCAGCGGATACTCTTCATCCGGGATGGTGTCGATCTCGTCCGGGTGCCGGATCACCCGATGGCCCAGGCAGCCCGCCTTGTCGAAGGCTTTCAGGTGGATGGGGTCATCCGGGTCGCCGTCGAGCTTCAACAGGGTCTGGTTGACCCGCTTCAGGAACCGCACCACGTCCTCCTTGTCGTGCGCCTCCTCGAAAATGCCGACGCGGATGCCGCCAAGCTGTGCGCGGCGCTTCATCAGGGCCTTGTCGCGGAACAGCACGGCCTGGCCGTGCAGGCGCGGATTGCCCATGAGCACGGCATTGACGGCGCCGGCCCATTCCACCGTCTCCTCGAACAGGGGAATCGCGACGTCGACGCCTTCCTCTTTCAGGCGTTCCGCGATCTCCATGGATCGGTCGTTCAGCCGTTCAAAATCCCAGGGTATGAACGGGATATTGTGCTCCTTGGCGTAATCGGCCGCCCATTCCGGGGCGACAATGACGTAGCGGCGGTCGAAGCGCTCAAGGGCGTCGATGCAGTTGATGCTCCATCCAAGGATGGCGACGTAGCCCTTGTTGGGATCTTTTTCAGTCATGAACGGTCGCTCTCGCAAGGTGGTGAGTTGTGGGCAGGAACGTGCCCCCGGACTAGTAAGCGTAGCATGCAGGGCGCGAGAGACCGGTTTCCGCCTCGGTGCCGGGGCTCATTCCGTGGGTTCGGGAACGTCGATGACCCCGATCGCCCCTTCCTCGAGGCTGCCCAGATAGAGTCTGCCGTCGGCTTCCACGGCGCCGGTGACCGGGTGAAAGCTGTCGTCGCCGGTGTCCTGGAGGTTGTGCGTGACTTCACCGTCCAGAGACAGGCCGAGCACGAACGCGTGGGCCGCCGGCTGAGGCTGGAGGACCTCGGGCAGCCGGAAGGCCACCCGGCGCAGGAAGGGGTACTCGGACATGGCGTCCAGTGCCGCGTTGCGGGGGGCGAACAGGGCCAGCCAGTAGGTGTCCTCGCCGTTGCTGCTGAGATTGTCGGGAATGCCGGGCAGGTTCTCGTAGAACAGCTCATCCTCGCCCGCACGCTCGCCC
This window encodes:
- the mltF gene encoding membrane-bound lytic murein transglycosylase MltF, with amino-acid sequence MAHHVLRVLIVGMALLLGGLAITGQLQKQSLLEQVQDAGELVVVTRLGPSTLYKTDDGFAGMDYHLARAFADHLGVELRLIIAKNKTQMYQALASRSAHVAAGGLSVSDGGQERFRFSTSYAEVDQHLIYRNGEPHPESPDELADFRDASFQVLAHSQSAERLRALGSNGLDVNWSATQDLGVQDLLYGVWRRDIDFTIVDSNELALNQSYYPELRVAFTFDDPQNLAWAFLRSDDRSLYDAGQAFFAEAEETGQLAFVRERYHGYLTGFDYVGARVFLREVTERLPEYRATFEEAAEQYDLDWRMLAAISYQESHWRPEAVSATGVRGMMMLTQPTARQMGVDNRLDPTESIMGGAQYFRSLLDRLPDDIEDPTRTWMALAAYNVGMGHLRDARSITESQGGDPNSWPDVRDHLPLLADPEWYQHTRFGYARGWEPVHYVRGVRGYYAMLTRITNPALFRLSDDADPRELRAFRGSDAGRLELPGMAEMLY
- the tadA gene encoding tRNA adenosine(34) deaminase TadA — encoded protein: MTTVPDEACGAHAPEDIHWMREALALAHQAAAAGEVPVGAVLVRDGECLARGWNHPIAASDPTVHAEIHALRAAAEAEQNYRLSGTTLYVTLEPCVMCVGAMVHARVGRLVYGATEPRTGAVESCFELLQPGLHNHNVACLGGVLAEESATLLRDFFRSRRG
- a CDS encoding AEC family transporter is translated as MIADVLSTVVGVILPVFALVAVGYGYTRRYRPDFAETNQLNMTVFLPALILYAILDRAADFSGQLPLAFAGALIIAGSGLLALPLCRFLKEDWRTVLPPTMFNNAGNLAIPLMVLTFGEEALPAAVVLFLVQTVGQFVVSPLLIGGRLSVVELLRMPMLLAALLGAVLATSGVTLPAPVMTTLEMAAAVGIPLLLVSLGARLATTSLRHWRLGAAVGLLCPATSVVVMIAVAPLFALDPLQQGVLFIFAALPPAVMSYVIAEQFRQEPEKVASIVIVGTLMSALILPLAVAYVVM
- a CDS encoding ATP-grasp domain-containing protein translates to MTEKDPNKGYVAILGWSINCIDALERFDRRYVIVAPEWAADYAKEHNIPFIPWDFERLNDRSMEIAERLKEEGVDVAIPLFEETVEWAGAVNAVLMGNPRLHGQAVLFRDKALMKRRAQLGGIRVGIFEEAHDKEDVVRFLKRVNQTLLKLDGDPDDPIHLKAFDKAGCLGHRVIRHPDEIDTIPDEEYPLLMESHLDGWEFAVEAWIHNGKIRFLNISEYVTLGYSVFVPATPELESWRNLITKEIEKLIKTFDIEFGFIHPEYFVTSDGTMYFGEVAYRPPGFKVFELLERAYGFNAYQAMVLCFDPNTTEDEIEAFFPKEVVDAKGHAGCFGVYPRRRVVSKLEIPEETENHEYFEYHELTPPLEETVTKRTAFGTHWGLVYFFGDNPHKLRDLLRHQEELDFYV
- a CDS encoding outer membrane beta-barrel protein; translation: MRRNGLRGLWLALALVPGVALAYPPYGYIGVDMAGTSILDDGGAFGSGFDDESAGVRLFGGYRANDWFGVEIGFHDLGRYRQDDYRVSYSATVLSGVLYLPVSNTFDLYGRLGGGIGRVSENDSRSDSTRKVIGQAGVGAKVHVTPTFALRGGVDVYSMEPQLRGPDGGSTRTVSQEFGAGYVGVNLLF
- a CDS encoding CocE/NonD family hydrolase, with amino-acid sequence MQTVTTFPYRVRSIENLWIPMPDGTRLAARAWIPEGAENDPVPAIVEYIPYRKREFTRLRDDVTHAWFAGHGYACLRVDLRGSGESDGLLVDEYLPRELEDGEHMLRWIGEQAWCNGRIGMIGISWGGFNGLQLAARRPPELGAVITVCSTDDRYTDDIHYMGGCLLADNLSWASTMYSHTALPPDPAIVGDRWRAMWHARMEGSGYWLEEWLSHQHRDDYWRHGSINEHYDRVQIPVMAVSGWADGYSNAVFRLLENLSGPRMGLIGPWGHKYPHQGQPGPAIDFLTEALRWWDRWLKDIETGVEAEPMLRAWMQESVRPDTNLHTRPGRWVGEPSWPSPGVSTRTRPLQKGQVGGPGSAEESGRLSVQSPLSVGLFAGRWCSFTATPDLPHDQREEDGGSMVFDSDPLEEPLEILGAPVVTLRVAADRPVAMVAVRLSDVARNDEATRVTYGLLNLTHRDGHDDPQPLEPGTFYTVRVQLNDVAERFPAGHRLRVSVSTSYWPVVWPSPESPRITVDTGESALELPVRAARASDDAIRDPGPPRGAPASPTTLIRPRDYGWTVTRDLAANRSTLEVKKDEGAFIFDQLQLGMHIRTTEWYSHTGNDYDSVRGETESVRGMHRGDWVVSVRTRTVLTSDRDYFHLRAEMDGYEGDQRVHSHNVVRSIRRNLL